The following nucleotide sequence is from Nitrospirota bacterium.
CATTTGATCATCATAATGGAAAGAATTACCAAGGCTGTTCCAGTAGACTGCTGTACCAAGCAGGACAAATAGTACAAGAACAATCCATGCCCTCCTGCATTTCATAGTAACAGGATCTCCATTGCAAGCTCCCTATTTCTCAAGACTTCTTATATACCCGGAAAGTGCAGTGTCAGCAGGATTTCTCCGGGCCGCCTCTTTGTAAGCCTTTACCGCCAGCTCCATCTTCCCTTCCTTCTCATATATCTTTCCGAGACTATAGTATGCCTGTATGTATTCAGGGTTAAGTTTTAAGACTGTAATATACTCACCCCTGGCTGCATCCAGGTTCCCTTCCATTTCATATATTGCTCCAAGATTAAACCGCGACCTTTCATACCCCGGGTTGATATTAAGGACCTTTTTATAAAATCCGGCAGCGGGTACCAAATCCCCCTTTTTTTGATAGATAAGCCCGAGGTTGTGATAACTCTTAAAATCAGCGGGATTCTTTTCCAGGACTTTTTTGTATGAATCTATCGCCGCTGGAAGATCACCCCGCTGCTGATATATAACACCAAGATTGTAATAAGGACGTGAATCTAACGGGTCGAGCCTGGTGACAATCATGTATTCACTGACAGCCAAATCAGGTCTTCCGATCTGCTGATATACGCTGCCGAGATTATAGTGAACACTGAGGGGATCAATTCCTGATTCGGGGGTTGCCAGCTCTAATGCACGAAGGAAACTGCTGACTGCCTTCTCATTATCCCCTGATCTCGCATAGGCAGTTCCAAGATTACTATAAGCCCTTGCTGATCCCGGGGACTTGGCTGCAGCATCGCTCCAGAGACTGAGTCCATCCTTCCAGACACTGTTTCTATGGACAGTTCCTATAGAATATATCAGCAAGAGGATTGATATTATCGCTGTTGGTAAATAGCCCGGCAAACTGGTAACCTTGATTTTACCCAGAATTATTCCTGCAAGAACAGCAAAGGTCACTATTGCCAGATAACCCCTGTTCTCCTGAAATATGGCATTTAAAGGAAAGAGAGTTGTAGGAATCAGGACGATAAAAAACCATATCATAAAGAAAGATGCCAGCCTCCAATACAAGGCCTTTGATCTATATAAAAATGCAGCCGTTATTATATATAAGATGAGAATGACAGCTGAAAACATTACCGGGCCGGCAAAAAAGGTTTTATATGTCACTGCATAATGATCAACATTGAGGCCGACAGGGAGTATAAATAGTCTCAAATATTTTACCAGTACCGGCAGCTCAGTGAAAATCTGTGTCGTCACACCGGCCCTGAAATGGGGAAGGAAACTGCCAAAGGAAAAGAGCCGCATAATCAGATATGGAATCAAAACAATAAGTACAAAGGGAAGATACAGTATGCAGGTTCGCCAGTTTAATACGTGGGCACTGCCTGTAACAGACCGGCTCGTGCTTTCCTGTCCAAACCCGTACAAGTCATACAGCCATAACATCACCGGCAAGGTAATAGCCACCTCTTTGCTAAGCATACCGGCAATAAAGGCGAGAAGAGAGAAGATGTAGAAGTAAGATCTCTTTTCACTTCTATACTTCACCCAGAAATAAAAACCCAGCAAGTAGAAAAACCCGCTCATAACGCTTGAGCGGGCCGTTAGATAGTTCACCACCTCTGAGTTGAAGGGATGGACCAGGAAGATAAGCCCGGCTGCCAGGGCAGCAAAACACCATTTACTGTCATTGCTGACACGAGAAAGATTCGAAGAGACCTTTGAGTCAGATTGCCTGGAACGGTTCTGCCGGTCTGGCAGCGAATTGTTTGACGGCGTCTGATCACCCCTGCACAACATAGTATTCAATATCAGAAATATCAGTAAAGCTGACCCGACATGAAAGGCCAGACTGGTAAGGTGATAGCTGACAGGATTCAGACCGCCCAGGGCATAATCAACAGCGTGGCTCATTACCACTAAAGGGCGGTAGTGTCCCGCTTTGTTAGGATTGGATGCAATTGTCTTCGGGTGTGTAAAGAAAAGGGGGATGTTTTTTAGTGTCCTGATGTTAAAGTTGTCTTCAATATATAGTTGATCATCATAATGAAAGGGGTTGCCAATACTGTTCTTATAGATTGCACTGCCTATGACGAGGAAGAGACACAGGATTACTATATCCCTGAACCACCACCTCCCTGTCCATTTTACCAATCGGTTCATATGTTATTTTAATCCCGTCCTGTCCTTATTGTTCAATCTTCTCCAGCCTGCTGCGTACATCCTGCAGCAGTGCCTTGTCCCCTTCACCTGCGTGCTCCAACACCTGATGATAATATTGTGCGGCCTCTTCTTTATTACCAGTACCCTCTGATAATATCCCCAGATAAAACCGTGATGACAGATCTCCGGGGGAAAGAGACATAGCCTTTACAAGGGCCTGATGAGCATCTGCGGCCCTCCCCTGTCTCATATATAAGATCCCGAGGTTTAAATAGGGCTTGTGGTATTCCGGGTCTATTCTCAGTGCCTCCCTGAAGCTTTTTTCTGCAAGATCAAGCCTGTCCTGCCTGTAGTAGACTACTCCAAGATTATAATGAATCTGCGCCTTATCAGGGTAACCCTCTGCCGCTTTTTCAAGCTCCATGGCAGCCATATCCAATTTCCTCTGGGCAAGATAAATCATGCCAAGGTTCTCATGGACAACGAAATTTTTCTGTCCACCCAGTGCCAGGGCCTCCTCCGACGCCTCAATCGCCTGATTATACATTCCAGCCCTTCTGTATGCAACACTGATAGCCGTATAAACCTCCGGCGACTTATCGGTCTTATTTAGCGCATCAGACCAGAGGGTCAGTTCATCTTTCCATATCATATTCCTTTGAAATGAAACTATGGAGTAGACAGTGAGTAGTGCTGCAAGTACTATTACTGCTGCTGATTTTAATTTTGTCCTGAAGAGCTCACCTATGGCAACACCTGCAAAAACCGCGAAACTCACCAGGGCCATGTATCCCCTGTTTTCCTGAAAAATATCATTCAAAGGGATTATAGTCGTCGGCAGAAGCACGATGAAAAACCATAACATAAAGAAGGATACAACCCGCCACGACTGGGATGCTTTAAAAAAAAGAAAAACTGCAATGAAGGTATAAACGAGCAGGATAATTACAGAGTATATCACTGGAAAAGACCAGAAGGTCTTATATATCTCCACCTGGTGGTATACTGACAGCGGGGCGGGGAAAATAAACATCTGAAGGTGCTTTACCAGTACGGGAAGTTCCGTTAATATCTGTGTCACAATATCTCTGCTGAAGCCGGGCATCAGCCTGCCGAAAGAGAATATCCGGATTACCAGATAAGGGATCGCCACTATCAGCACAAAAGGGAGATATGCCATATAGTTTCGCCAGTTTAAAAGCCAGGCGCTGCCGGTCACAGTCTGTCCGGTGCGGACTCTTCCAAACCCGTAGACGTCAGACAGCCATAATACGACAGGAAGCGTAATTACCACCTCCTTACACAGCATTCCTGCTACAAAGGCAAGGAGCGAGAAGATGTAGAAGTGAGCGGTCTTCTCACTTCTGTACTTCACCCAGAAATAAAAGGCAAGGAGATAGAAAAACCCGCTCATTACGCTCGATCTTGCAGTAATATAATTTACCGCCTCAGAGTTGAAGGGATGTACAAGGAAGATAAGTCCGGCAGCTATTGCTGCAAAGGACCACACACTTCCTGACATCGCCCGAATTATCAGGAATATCAAAAATGCCGACACAGCATGAAAGGCCAGATTTACTATGTGGTAGCCCGTCGGATTCAGTCCGCCAATTGCATAATTAATGGCATAACTCGATATTATCAACGGGCGGTAATGCCCCCCGGACTCGTGGAGTTTACCCGCTATCAGCATACGTGGTTTCAGAAAGAAATACGGAATATTTTTTACAGTCCGTATATTCCGGTTATATTCAACCGTTACCTGGTCATCATACTGAAATGAATTAGAGAAACTATTTGCAAAGACAAGGATGCCTATGCCTGTAAACAGACAGAGGATTAAGATCTTTGAGTGGAACAGGCGAATAAACATCAGCGATTTCTCATTAATGGCATTGTAACACTTTGTTGAAGGTATTTTGTTTCTACTGCCTGAGCCTGTTAAGGCGGGCAAGACGCTGCTGAGCCATCTCAGCGAATTTCCTTATTACTCCTCTGTCCACACCAAGCATGGCTGACCAGTTGTCAGGCCCTGCAGAGCTTAGCCTGATAACTTCACCATATTGTTCCGCTGCTTCATTGTTTCTGCCAAGCTTCTCAAGCGTATCTGCAAGTTCAAGCCTGGCCTGAATATAGGATGGATTAAGGCTGAGCGCCTTGCGAAACTCAACTTCAGACTCCTTCAGCCGCCCGCGGCCTGCCATTACAACTGCAAGGTTGTAATGGATATTTGGCTGGTCCTGCCACTCCTCAGCTGCCTTCTTCAAATAGAGTTCAGCATGTTCAAGGTCACCCTTCTGACCGTAAAGGATCGCAAGGTCATTTGAGATAACGGCCTCACCGGGAGCAATCCTGAGGGCCTTTTCATATTCAGCTATCGCCCTATCCGTCTTCCCCAGCATCTGGTATGTCCTGCCAAGATTAACAATCGCATAATAACTGTTTGGATCTATGGAGAGTCCTTTCTCGGCAGTCTCTGCAGAAAGAAAAAGGTCGCCGCGATCTCTGTAGGCATTTGCCAGTCCTGCATATGCGAGGCTTGACCGTGGTGTCTTTTCCACCGTATCCTTCCATAATGCAACACTATCCCCCCATACCATGTTCCGGTGCACTGTAATTGCCCCGTAAGTTCCAAGTAAGACAAGCAGTACGGCCATCATTGCCGAGCGTGATATTTTCTTACCCAACTCCGCTATGGCCATACCCATCAGGACAACAAAACTCACGATGGCCAGATATCCCCGGTTCTCCTGAAAGACTGCGTTAAGAGGGATGATAGTCGTTGGTAAAAGGACGATAAAAAACCAGAACATGAAGAACGAGGCTGCGCGCAGGGAATGTCTCCCCTTCCAAATAAAATAGAATGCCAGAAATATATAGAGTATGAGAAGGAAGCCTGAAAGAAGTACAGCCCCGAGAACACTGCTATATACCCCGGTATCATGGATTATGCTAAGGCCACGAGGTAATAAAAACATCTGCCAGTGTTTTACGAGTACAGGAATCTCCGTGAGAAGCTGTGTTATCATGTCCCGCTGGAATGGGTCTATCACCCTGCCAAGTGAAAAGAAACGTATCATAAGATAGGGGACCACTACGATCAGCACAAAAGGCAGATATGGGATGTAGGTTCGCCAATTTAAAACATAAGCCAAGGTTGAGGAGTGACGTCCGGGGGCCTGCTGAAACCCGTATAAATCATACAACCATAGCATCACCGGTAATGTAACCGCCACCTCCTTGCTCAGCATGCCTGCAACAAAGGCAAGCAGGGAGGCGATGTAGAAGTTAGAAGTAAAAGATGATAACTTTTCACTTCTATATCTCACCCAGAAATAAAAGGCCAGTAAATAGAAAAAACCGCTCATCACACTGGATCTTGCAGTAGTGTAATTAACTGCCTCAGAGTTAAATGGATGGACAAGGAAGATAAGCCCGGCAGCTATTGCTGCAAGGGACCACACACTATCATTGCTGACACCCTCAGGATGTGAAGTAATCCGGGTATCAGATTGCTTTGACCTGCCTCGCCGGTCTTTTGATGGAGGACTAACTGGCGCCTGCTCTACCCTGCCTGACATAGCCTTTACCATCAGGAATATCAAAAACGCCGACCCCGCATGAAATGCCAGATTTACTATGTGATAACCTATTGGGCTCAGCCCTCCGAGGGCATAATTAACAGCATAACTCATTATTACAAGCGGCCGGTAGTGACCGGCAACTTTAGGGTCATTGGCGCCCAGGGAGGGGTCAAAGAAGTAACGCGGGATATTACCTGGCTCCCGAATATTAACATTCCTGACAACAACCACATCATCATCAAACTCGAAGGGATTATTCAGTGAATTCAGATAAATAATACCTCCTATAAAGAGGAATATGACAAGGACCAGACCCGGGCGGGACAATACATTGAGAAAGACAGAGGTACTCTTAATCATAGCTTTCATAGAATTATTAGCAATAAATATGCCACTATATTAGAGAAAAGCCATTATGAATGTCAACTTAAAGCCCGGGTCAGGCATAAGCTTTAGCGATAAAATAAAAATTCATGCTATAATGTCGGCGTCGTGAATACAACAACCAGAGATAGAGCGATAAGACAGGCAGAAAGCGGGAAGAGACTGGGTTTATTTTTTTCAGCGGCCCTCGTTTTTTTATTTTTTCTTGCGATTTCTTATCAACTCTGGCTGCATGATCTTTTGCTCTGGGGTCCTCACCACTTCATCCCCGACGGGCATGGGGAGTTTGCCGAAAAATGGCACCAGTTCCTGTCAAACCCCGGCGCCGGGACATGGGCTGATCTGACTAAATGGTCATCCGGATACTACCAGGCAGGCAATTGGCTCACTGCCTTTCTGGCCGGACTTGTCATGTTCATCACAGGCTCCACGCTGCATGCATTTTTCCTGGTCAGCGGAATTTCCAGCGCCGTTACCTCCTGGTTTCTATATGTCTATCTGAGGAGATTTCTACGCATAAAAGGCAGCCATTGCCTGATGATCCTGATCCTTTTCTGGAGCCACATCGTGGTACTGACCTCTTTGCTCCGACCCATGACAGATGCCCTTCTTCTCGCATTTGTCACCGCCTCGTTATATCTCATTACCGACTACTTCACTAATCGGCGCCCGGTCTCTTATGGCATCATAATCATCATTGTCCTCTCGCTGGGAATCATGGTCAAATTTTCATTTGCTCCAATCCTGGCAGTTCCCCTGACTGCCTGGATATTTTTGAAGTTTTCGGCTAAAAAGCCTCAACAACCTTCAAAACAAATCCTGCTATGGTCGGCTGCCTGTTTGCTCATTCCCTTGTTCTTCTGGTTTATTTATGTCCGCTCTCTGGACCTCTTTCCCACCATTGACATGCAGCGACAGGTACTGAAGCAATTTCGATACTCTTATAATCCTTTACGGTTCATCTATTCTTTCATCATTGCCGGGCAGGGCTACCTGTTTTTTCTTAAAAACAGCTTACGGAATAAATTGACTTCGCCGGCATATATGATACCGCTGCTCTGGAGCCTTGGATATCTCGTCCTGATTATTTCAGGCGGCGTGCCATTCTGGAACCGGCATTTCCTTGTATTTCTCCCGGTGCTCTTCATAATCTGTGGAGAATCCATAAGCCGGTATATTCAATCGCGCCGGTATTGGTGGATTCTCCCATCTGTTTTTATCCTTATAAATTTCATCATCGTTTTTCTATTGTTGAGCGATAACAAAGGCTCACCACTCCTGCAGCCTTTTCTTTATGGATGATCAGTCAGGATGGCCAGGCAGTTCGGGTTTATCCCGATAAAAATTGCTCTTTGAATCTCAAGGCAGGGTAATAATCCGGTTTGACTTTCAAGGCACGGTTTATTAAATCCAGTGCCGTTTTTTTATCTTTTTCAGTCATCATCTCAAGCTCAGCCAAATTCAAGAGACAGAGATAATTATCCGGGTCAAGGTCAACACAGCCCTGAATAAGGTCTTTCGCCTTTAATAATTCTTTTTTGCTGACGAGGTCATCAGCAAGATATATTCTGGGTAAAGTCTGTCTGCTGTTTATATTCAATGACTTCTCAAGATATGTCAATGCCTCTCCTTTCCTTCCATCTCTCATTAATCCCATTGCATAAGAATTGAGGGTGGTTGGATTATCAGGTCTGTATGAAAGAGACTTCTCCAGGTAAGTTAACCCTTGTTTATAATAAATACCTTTGAGCATGCTCGAACCGATCTTGTAATTGACATCTGCAAAATAATAGCTTGCCATTGGATAAGGATAAATGAGATCGGCAGCGGTTTTCAGTTCAGCGAAAAAGTCTTTGTCTCTGTTAAGATGTTTCAGATGTGACCTTATCAGGTGGGTTCTGGCGCTGAAGTATTTTGCCAGGACCGGCTCAAACTCCCGGGAACTTTCGGAAGAAGTAAACTTAAGCATTTTGGGTAAATTAAATTCTCTTTTCTCAAGAAAATATGAGACATTTTCCTTTTCTGTTCTCCTTACCAGAGTACGCGGCGTTAAAAACTCAATGATCGGGTAGTTGTCTGTGTTGATTGGGAGTCCCTTGCCAATATCGGGTATTTTATTTTCGTCGAACATATAGTTTGCCAGAAAATCGTATATATTATCAATCCCTATCTCTTTCAGGTCCTGAGCAATGCCGGGCTCGGATATCCGCCTCTTTAAATTTTCGACATCTATAACCAGGGGCTCTTCAGACCCTATCAGTATCATGTCGTTAAATGCAAACCATGCAGATACATGCGGAAAAACAGCATGAAATGTTTTTATAATTATCCTTGCCTCTTCAACCCCTACCTGGTACAGGGGAAGATACTGACACATTATGCCGCCGGGCTTTAATGCCCTTCTGGCATTTTGAAAGTGTTCCAGATCATACAAGTACCCGGATCCCATGAAGAACGGATCAAGGGGATCTTCCGTGATTACATCGTATTTTTTTCGGGTCGTCTTCAGGTAGTTTCGCCCGTCATCAAATATCAGGTGTGCATTTGGATTGTCCAGGACATCACGGTTGTATTTCTTGAACAGTCTGGCGCCACCTACAACTTCTGGAGAAATCTCGATAGCGTCAGACTGATGTCCATGACGTGCCAGGGCGCTGAATGTCATGCCTGCCCCAAGCCCGATAACAACCGATTCTCTGGGGTCAGGATGCAGAAGCATGGGGAGGTGTCCGAGAAGGTACTGGTTTGCCACGTCTGTAATTGAAGTGCTGGCCATAGGCTTTCCATTAATGCTGATAGTCGTCGGATCTATGTAGCCAATGACCGAGACATTTACATTGACACCCTCCTTATAATACATTAAGGGCAAATCATTTTTCGCTGCCATCAAAGATTTTACATCATCATAAAGACGGACATAAGGTGCGCTGTCCATCAGCTTTGCATCCCATGGTCGAAAAAGAATGAGTGAAGTGACTGCGGTAATACCGCAGAACACAACAACTGCAGTCTTCTGAATCCTGCCTGGCAGCATCAATGACAGCATGACCGCTATTGCCAAACCAGCCAGCCCCATGACTGTGATTGTAGTTTGAGTCCCAAGCAGGGGTAAAAAGATGAACCCCCCTATAAACGATCCGAAGACTCCGCCTACGGTATTGAGTGCATAGACTGATCCGACGTCTCCACCTGATTTTGAGGCCTTTTGGGCATAAACAGCTGTGACCAGGGGGAAGGCCGCTCCAAACATAAGGGTTGGAATGAAAAGGACAATAACATTTATGATAATCTTAATTATGAAGAATCCTGAAAAACTTTTCAGCCCCATAGATAGATAAGTGAATAGAACAGGAAGCTGATCATAATACCTGACAGCCAGCAGAGAGTAGAGGGAGGCTGCGAGTTCTACCAGGGTAAGGGCCAGTATTGCTGACCTGATACGGCTTAATAATCTTGTTGCAATCTCACTCCCGAGACCCAGGCCTATAATAAAAACAGAAAGCATCAGTCCAAAAGTATAAACCGTGTTCCCTGTCACCTGTATCAGGAGCCTGATCCATGCAACCTGATATACCATCGAGATTAATCCGGCTATACAAAACAGTGACAGAACATATTTCTGCGACGGGGTATGCCGATAGCCCGTTATCACAGGGAGTTCGGCAGGTGCTGCGTTATTACTCCTGAAAATTGCGAAGGCGGATATCCCGATTCCAATGTTAATTATACCGGCAAGGTACAGGCTTTCATTTACCCCGGCCAAAGGTATAAGCAGCATGGTGCCAAGTATTGTTCCCAACGCAGCCCCAAGTGTATTAATGGCATAAAGGCGTCCTGCATCGAAGGCAACCTTTTCGTCACTACTTGTCACAAGTTTTACCAGTACAGGCAGGGTTGCCCCCATAAGTGTTGTAGGTAAAAGAAGCCCGATATATGAGAGTATAAACCGGACTAATGTGAGGCTGAAGAGTCCGGTATCTATGAAAGGATAAATTAAAGAATAGATACCCTCTATGCCAAGAAATACAAAGGGACTGCAAATACCGAAGACGCCAATCAATATCTCAAGGATTGCATAGGTGAAGAGAGGGTTACGTCCACGATCCATTGCCCGGCCAATTAACCAGGCCCCCAGGGCTAATCCTGTAAAAAATACAGTGAGAATTGTGGTAACCGCATAGACAGTACTCCCAAAGATGAGACCCAGCTTCCGGTTCCACATGATCTCGTATATCAGAGCAGAAGACCCTGATAAGAAGAACATCAAATATATAATTGTCCTGTACCACATAACTTAATATCTGATAAAACCCATCATGAATTTAATTTTTGAAGATAGAGTATAGAAATAAAGTGTCCTCATGTCAATATTGATTCTAATGCGCAGGGCTATTGCTGCGGGAAAGCCTTTGGCGTGCCTTTTCTGCAGTCTCCTCCTGCTCCTTTCTTTCCTTCTCCGTCATAGATGCAATTGCTTCACTCTCCCCGGAAGCCAGCCTGATAATTTCCTGATACTGCACACCCGCTTCCCCCAACCTGCCAAGTTTTTCAAGCGTCATACCGAGTTCATATCTGGCCTGAAAATAAGAAGGACTGAGGCTGATGGCCTTGTTAAACTGACCCTCTGCATCCTGTAATCTGCCGCGTTCCACGGCGATAACACCGAGATTATAATAGACATGGGGCCGGTCTTTCCATACCTCTGCCACTTTCCTCCAATACAACTCCGAACGATTCAGATCACCCTTCTGCAGGTATAAAGCTGCCAGGTCATTCCAGACAATGACCTGGGTAGAAGAGATCCTCAGTGCATTCTCATATTCCTCTATTGCATTCTCAGGTTGTCCAAGTGCCTGATAAATGCGGCCCAGATTAAGCCGGAGAGAAAAATTATTCGGAGCTGCATTTATTCCCTTCTTTGCCTCTTCACGTGCAAGAAATAAATCTCCACGGGTTGCATAAGCCGCTGCCAGTCCTGCATAGGCCAGGCCGGAGCCGGGTGTTTTATCCAGGACATCCTTCCAGAATACTACACTGTCCCCCCATATCGTATTGCGGTAAACCGTAACAACACTATATGCCCCGAGTAAAAACACTAAAACAACCACCATGACCACCCGGGCTATCCTCGTGTCCAGTTCCGATAAACTCACCCCTGCCAAAACCGTAAAACTCACCATAGCCAGATACCCGCGATTCTCCTGAAAAACAGCATTCAGGGGAATGATTGTAGTTGGCAAAAGCACGATAATAAACCAGATCATAAAGAATGATACTATACGCCGCTTAGCGCTGCCCCGGATCATAAGGTAAATGGCGGAAACAAAATAAAGTAATATCAAGATACCTGAAAACAGAACAGTCATTGTGATACTGTGTTTTATCTCTACATCATGGATAAGCGTCAATCCGGAGGGGAAAAAGAACATCTGCCAGTGTCTTACCAGCACCGGCAGCTCGGTAAATAGCTGCGTCATCAAATCACGCTGAAATGGGTCAAGCACCCTCCCGAAAGAGAATAACCGGATTACCAGGTACGGGACCATCACAATAAGCACAAAAGGAAGATATGGTACATAAGTACGCCAGTGAACTAAAGTGCGGAGTCGAGAGCGCCCGGGGTCCGGTATAATTACAGATGAATCCGAAGGACTTGGCCCGCGCCCACGGAAGTAAAGGTCATACAGCCATAATACAAGAGGCAGCGTAATAACCACCTCCTTACACAGCATCCCTGCTACAAAGGCAAGGAGAGAGAAGATGTAGAAGTTAGAGGTCTTCGCACCCCTGTACTTCACCCAGCAGTAAAAGGCAAGGAGGTAGAAGAACCCGCTCATTAGGCTGGACCTGGCACTGACGTAATTAATGGCCTCTGAGTTAAAAGGATGGATAAGATAAATAAGACCTGCCGAAAAGGGGGCAAGAAAGGCGGTGGTGATTCCTGTTAAGTTGGCTGGTTGCGGGATAATGGCCTGAAGTATTAAAAATACCAGAAATGACGATCCGACATGAAAGAGCAGGTTTACCAGGTGATAGCCGGCAGGGTTTAAACCTCCAAGTGCATAATTGACCACATAGCTCGCAGCCACAAGAGGACGGTAGTGGCCGGCGTTGGCAGGGTCATTCGTACTTAGCCGGGGCTCAATAAAAAACTGCAGGATATTCCCGGTATCCCGGATATGTATGTTTTCTACAATATCTTCAAAGTCATCCAGACGGAAAGGATTGTCTATTGCGTTGAAATAGACAAAACTCCCCATTAGAAGGAAGATAAGAAAAACAATATATGAACGTGTCAGGAGTACTGGCAAGATAATCAAACTTTCTAATTTATGTTATGCAGCTATCTTTATGTCAGCAAGATATATGCCATCATAAAACTAAAATGTGGTGCTGATTGAGATTCCGATGTTATTCTGATAGTAGCCGCCTCCACCGCCAACCGTCGGTATCGGGGTAGCCAGTATGTCTCTTAAGGTCTGCAGCTCCTCTGCTGTTGGCGGAGGAAGATTGGTATGACTTATGGCATAAGCAAAATTATAGTTTAACGAAACATTTATGCTTTCCTGCAGGTTAACGCTGAAACCGGCACTCAGCGTCTGGTTGGTATTTCTGCGGAAACTCTGAAAAAGTGTCTGGGAATCCGGATTACTATAGTCTACAAAGCTTATGGTATAACCGAGATTAGCTCCTAAGCCGGTGAATAATGAACGGCCGTAGCTTAAAGAGATGGTATGGGTTCTGTTTGCATAATTGCTGCCTATCGGGTCAAGGTTCTTATAGATGCTGAATGAATAACTCCCCGATAAAGAATCCCTGAGAGTAAGCTGTTGTATCAGTGACGCACTCAGGGTGTGCTGTTCCGCGTTGCTCAACTTGTTGATATCTGACTGCCCTCTTAAACCGGTATAACTCAGGGAGGCCGAGGTTGGTATTGATCTCGGATCTGTCCTGGCAACACCGTAGAATTTTGTCTCGGTATAGCTATGTACGCCGTCAAAATAAGAATTCGAAATTGACAATACCCCGGATATGGTACGGTCTGAAGGAAACTGATAAATTCCGTTAAGGGATAGTGAATATGCATT
It contains:
- a CDS encoding fused MFS/spermidine synthase, producing MWYRTIIYLMFFLSGSSALIYEIMWNRKLGLIFGSTVYAVTTILTVFFTGLALGAWLIGRAMDRGRNPLFTYAILEILIGVFGICSPFVFLGIEGIYSLIYPFIDTGLFSLTLVRFILSYIGLLLPTTLMGATLPVLVKLVTSSDEKVAFDAGRLYAINTLGAALGTILGTMLLIPLAGVNESLYLAGIINIGIGISAFAIFRSNNAAPAELPVITGYRHTPSQKYVLSLFCIAGLISMVYQVAWIRLLIQVTGNTVYTFGLMLSVFIIGLGLGSEIATRLLSRIRSAILALTLVELAASLYSLLAVRYYDQLPVLFTYLSMGLKSFSGFFIIKIIINVIVLFIPTLMFGAAFPLVTAVYAQKASKSGGDVGSVYALNTVGGVFGSFIGGFIFLPLLGTQTTITVMGLAGLAIAVMLSLMLPGRIQKTAVVVFCGITAVTSLILFRPWDAKLMDSAPYVRLYDDVKSLMAAKNDLPLMYYKEGVNVNVSVIGYIDPTTISINGKPMASTSITDVANQYLLGHLPMLLHPDPRESVVIGLGAGMTFSALARHGHQSDAIEISPEVVGGARLFKKYNRDVLDNPNAHLIFDDGRNYLKTTRKKYDVITEDPLDPFFMGSGYLYDLEHFQNARRALKPGGIMCQYLPLYQVGVEEARIIIKTFHAVFPHVSAWFAFNDMILIGSEEPLVIDVENLKRRISEPGIAQDLKEIGIDNIYDFLANYMFDENKIPDIGKGLPINTDNYPIIEFLTPRTLVRRTEKENVSYFLEKREFNLPKMLKFTSSESSREFEPVLAKYFSARTHLIRSHLKHLNRDKDFFAELKTAADLIYPYPMASYYFADVNYKIGSSMLKGIYYKQGLTYLEKSLSYRPDNPTTLNSYAMGLMRDGRKGEALTYLEKSLNINSRQTLPRIYLADDLVSKKELLKAKDLIQGCVDLDPDNYLCLLNLAELEMMTEKDKKTALDLINRALKVKPDYYPALRFKEQFLSG
- a CDS encoding tetratricopeptide repeat protein, which gives rise to MPVLLTRSYIVFLIFLLMGSFVYFNAIDNPFRLDDFEDIVENIHIRDTGNILQFFIEPRLSTNDPANAGHYRPLVAASYVVNYALGGLNPAGYHLVNLLFHVGSSFLVFLILQAIIPQPANLTGITTAFLAPFSAGLIYLIHPFNSEAINYVSARSSLMSGFFYLLAFYCWVKYRGAKTSNFYIFSLLAFVAGMLCKEVVITLPLVLWLYDLYFRGRGPSPSDSSVIIPDPGRSRLRTLVHWRTYVPYLPFVLIVMVPYLVIRLFSFGRVLDPFQRDLMTQLFTELPVLVRHWQMFFFPSGLTLIHDVEIKHSITMTVLFSGILILLYFVSAIYLMIRGSAKRRIVSFFMIWFIIVLLPTTIIPLNAVFQENRGYLAMVSFTVLAGVSLSELDTRIARVVMVVVLVFLLGAYSVVTVYRNTIWGDSVVFWKDVLDKTPGSGLAYAGLAAAYATRGDLFLAREEAKKGINAAPNNFSLRLNLGRIYQALGQPENAIEEYENALRISSTQVIVWNDLAALYLQKGDLNRSELYWRKVAEVWKDRPHVYYNLGVIAVERGRLQDAEGQFNKAISLSPSYFQARYELGMTLEKLGRLGEAGVQYQEIIRLASGESEAIASMTEKERKEQEETAEKARQRLSRSNSPAH